GATTTtattgatttttttaaaattataatTATGAATTGCCAAATATTCTTGGAAACGTGAAGAGCTTTTGAAATTATGGGTTGGTATTTGAAAATTCCGTACATTTTTGCAAAACACACTTTTTTAACAGGGACATGTTTttaaattcacaaacattttttgaaaacgTGAACCTTTTATAAGAACatgggaaaattttgaattagTGGTGACTTTTTCGAAACAGGAAAATGCTTTGAACATTCAAAAGAATTTTAGAAAATGTGTTTTTAAAAAATGCGAACAATATTTTCTATTTATGAACATTTCACTAAAAcaagaatatttttggaatttagaATATTTATTTAAATATTGAACAATTTTTCAAAACacaaaagaaaaatagaaaattggAACATCTTTTAAATTCTTAAAAAATTCCGAGCAGTTTTTAAAATAGGAAGAACATTTTTTAATTCTGAACATTTTcaagaatttgaaaaaaattaaaattcaacatttttttagaatttagattttaagaataaaaataaaattaaaataagctaagaagaaaaaaggaatcaggaaagaaaaagggaaaagaacagaaaaaaatactaaaccagGTCAGCCCAGTCTTGGGTGCCTTGTGAGAAGCTCGATCTTATGCGCCCATGCGGCAAATAGGATTTTGGCTGCTGCATGGGCAGGAAAATAAGTGGGCTGGTTTCATTGGGCCGTAGGGCGGGTGGCCCACATACGAAATTCTCGACAAACTATGCTTTATATAGCACTGTAGCCCGTAGCAACTCAGACAAAAGAATTTTTTTTCTGATGATGAATGAATGAAAAAAGTGGATAAATGCACTATGCTTTATATCGCTTTATATGCATTGTAACCCGTAGCAATGCACGGGCGTTCTACAGGTAGGAACATGCGTCAAATTTGAAAGGTACTCCCTTTGTAAAGAACTATAAGGTCATTTAGAACATTACTATAGTAATCTAAACAATCTTATATTTCTTAATATAAGATCATTTAGATCATAATATAGTGATCTAAAATATCTTATATTTTTATACAGAGAGAGTAGTGTACGTGGTGTTCAATCACTACACGAAATTGAGATTCAAAATCTGGGTCCGGATGCGTTTATCAGCCGGGTGAGATGCACAACTATCTGTTTGTTCGTGCTGGCCGGCGAAAACATATCACTAGCCTGTCTTCGTCCGCTAGTGCTTTATGGTCAGTAGTGACAACATATTTACAGGCCATTTGACTGGTTAGTGACCACAACATCATCATTGACAAGCCACGATCATTGATGTTTTTGCAGTGGGGCGCCCATAATATGATCAACATTGTCAGGCCTTACTACtgtgttgctgctgctgctactacgACCGGTCAGTGATTTTTAGTCTTTGGCAAATTGTGATTGCAGCAGCAGTAGCAATAGTAGTAGGAGCTATAAcattataaaataaataaataactgCACCATATTTTTATCAAGAAATATTTATACAATTATGGACAACACCACTCCTCACTCTGGATGACACAACACACACTAACAAAACATCAAATTGAATTCCATAATAACAACATTTCACAATATCAAATTTTGGGACTACAACTTTAGATGATGTTGTTGGTTGTCTAATAAGTGCATGGGGATTAGTGGTTCCCATATAACATGCATATGTATTTACATTGCAAGAGTTACATTACACAAGTTGAAGAACAAAACTAGATTGACACTCCTCGACGCTTTCTCCCTGACAAGGCACGACCTTCGTGTGTATCCTCAGCATGACTAGTCACAAAATGAGCAAACGAATTATGTGGGGGTATCCTTGATTCCCATGAAACTAGAACAAAGTCTTGCTTTGGTCTAGCACTAGGATCTGCGATAAGTTCCCCAAATGTCAGGCATGGTAATTCTTTCTTGGTTGAACCATTAATTGTATAACGTGTCATGCTAAGTGGATGCAAAGCAAAGTCCGTTATGTCCACTGGATGTCCTTCTCCTATAAGCATACTTGGGTGTCCACCATACATGGAGAGGTTTCGTTTAACCATTATTTTCCTCTTTTCCAATACACAACGCCAGTATTGAACATTGAGGTTCCTTCTCAAGACATCTGCGAACGTATTTGTCGCCACAAGTGCACCTGGTGTACCGTGCAACACCTTGGCAAATTCATCTGCTACCTGTACTAATGGTGGATGTTGTGCAGGGTCAACGCTTCCGAATGCCAATGTCTTAAAAAGGTACCTCAACTCATCGTAAGATAGAACACTTAGgaaaatcggtttcaccgatccAAATCTGGCTAAGCTTTGGAGTCTACTTATGATGATGATCTTGCATCTTCTGTCCATTCCTATGAAAACTGAGTGAAACTTTTTCCAGTCATCATCACTTATATCAAAAGCAAACTCAATAACTACCAACATTCTCATCCCTTCCATGGTACTGCCATGGTCAAGTATTTTCAAAAGCCCGTCTCCTTTCAAGTGCAAAACAGAGGAGAAGCATGAGCGGACCCTTTCGTCGCCACATGCATGAGCAACCAAAGTTTTCTTCCCGATTGCACTACCTCCTATGATTGGAAGAACAGCTGGTGCGGGATAACAAGGAGGGTCATTGTGCTGCAACAAGAATCTCAAGATCTTCTGCTTTTCAGTGTGTCGGCTGAACATGAAGTTATCAGTGTAAAGGTAAACATCATAGGGCCTACGAGACATGTGCTCGCATCCACTTAGAAGAACAACAAATTCTGCCATGTTATCAACAGCAATTCCTAAGATTTCCAAGGCACCGCGTGACTCGATGCGTGTGACCTTATCAGTTGTTGACCTAGAACGCTTGGCTAAATAGAAGCGGTTACTAGAGGGGTCATTACTGCTAACCTCATCAAAGCCAACACTTTTTTGCACGGCTTGGTAGCTCAACATATCCAGCATGCGGTGTCCTCCATACATGGCCTCTGAGAGCATCTTGAGCTGCATCATCATCCTGGTGTTGGTGATGTACCGCGCATCCGCCTCCTCGACCACGGTGGCAACTCTCATCAGGAGGTGCTGCAATGTCTCCGCCACCTTTTCCTCCTCTAATTGTGCATGACACAAGGAGGACTGGTACTTGTTAATGAGGAAGGAGATGAAACGGCTCACGAGTTCACCTGCAAGTGCAGATATGGCAGCCTCCATTGCAGGCAAGAAGGCAATGAATGATTGAAGCTGCTGGTGGGTCTCTATAGAGTCTGGACAAATTGACTAGCCTCTTCCAAGTCTTAGAGAAATTCTTTGCAAAATAGAAAAATTCTTCAAACCATTAACTGCCATGAGTTCAAGGGTGGGTGACACACGGCTGCTAACATGTATCCTTATAAACTGCTTGTATTTGTCCTTGTGTACCTGTACTTGTGCTCTATATTGGCCTAGTGGCCCTATATATGGAATACACAAGTTCCGCTCCTAGCAATCTAAAACCTGTGCTTGTACTTGAGAATGAAAAGTCAACTGTCCAAGGGACATAAAAACATTAATTTGTATTTTCAATTGCAGAGCAGGTAGGACCAAATTTATATTGTTCCATGCCGGCATGTTACACGTATTATAGTTTAATTATCTTTGTATTTGTCTTTTTAGCTGTATACCGTAGTGCAATGCCCCACCGAAATATTCATTAAATATTATACAACTGTTATGGTGATTGGCGATTTTATGAGCCGTCCATCCACCCTGATCTGACGGTGGGGAAATAGGAGTTACACGGAGTTACAAAACTAAAATTACAGGAAATTACCCACCGTTACAAAATTTTAGTGGGACCAGTTGATTTTTTCAAGGGTAAATCCGTCACACGATAGCCTGCGGTGCCCACATTGAACCCACGTATCTACCTAGCCGGCCACGCCGCCGCGGGGATTAGGGATCGCCACCGCATGGCTCCGCCATTGCGACCTTGGCCGCCCCAGTAGTTCTTCCCATCACCAATCCATCCCCCTATCCGACCATTCCCATCGCCGGCAAGGTCCGCTGGAAGAGGCTGACATGAATCCCCAAGATCAAGATCCAAGAGGACTAGATGATTGCAGCGTCAGAGAAGAATTTGTAACAATCTACAATAAGGTAAACCCCCTCTTCCAATTAGCATAAAAGCTCCAAGTTCTCCCCTTTGTTCTCCAATTAGCATATTCTCTGGATGGTCTGCAGGTTCGAGTAGGAACACGAACACATCAATGAGGTCTTGTTTCATTAGGATAATAGAACACATAATCTGTACAAATAGGATGTAGTATTTTCATTTGCTGAGTTGATGAATAAGGTTTAGTTCATCTTATACCAGAATGGCATGAATCATGATACTGATGTGCTTCCGTGGCAAACATAATTCTAGAACACTAGAAACTCCACATATGTGTACTATATAACAGGAGATACAAGAGGAATATTACAAGTGTTGAAAATTAACAGTAACTAGTAGGCTACATAGTTTATGTCACTAAATTCATAATTGCAGATCTAGCATAAAAATGGTTAGTATAAGAAGTAATATTTTCTTCTGTTCATGTACTCAAAATGTAAAATAAATTATCACTAGAA
The nucleotide sequence above comes from Triticum urartu cultivar G1812 unplaced genomic scaffold, Tu2.1 TuUngrouped_contig_8170, whole genome shotgun sequence. Encoded proteins:
- the LOC125531813 gene encoding uncharacterized protein LOC125531813, which gives rise to MEAAISALAGELVSRFISFLINKYQSSLCHAQLEEEKVAETLQHLLMRVATVVEEADARYITNTRMMMQLKMLSEAMYGGHRMLDMLSYQAVQKSVGFDEVSSNDPSSNRFYLAKRSRSTTDKVTRIESRGALEILGIAVDNMAEFVVLLSGCEHMSRRPYDVYLYTDNFMFSRHTEKQKILRFLLQHNDPPCYPAPAVLPIIGGSAIGKKTLVAHACGDERVRSCFSSVLHLKGDGLLKILDHGSTMEGMRMLVVIEFAFDISDDDWKKFHSVFIGMDRRCKIIIISRLQSLARFGSVKPIFLSVLSYDELRYLFKTLAFGSVDPAQHPPLVQVADEFAKVLHGTPGALVATNTFADVLRRNLNVQYWRCVLEKRKIMVKRNLSMYGGHPSMLIGEGHPVDITDFALHPLSMTRYTINGSTKKELPCLTFGELIADPSARPKQDFVLVSWESRIPPHNSFAHFVTSHAEDTHEGRALSGRKRRGVSI